CCGATCTTCAAGTTGTAAAACCGTTCGGGAAACCTCGTCTTCTTGTATTCCGCCAGGATCTCCCCAGGGTCCACCTTGGACGAGTAGAGCTGCGAGATCCGGTAGCCGTGGATGGGGCGGTCGAGAAAGTCCGCGACCCACTCCCCCTGGTCCATGTTCAGTTCCTCGCCGCAGTGCGGGCAGGCCCGATAGTAACTCCCGTCCTCTCGGGGGCGGATGATCCGAACCTCCTCCCCGAGCTTCGCGGGAAACTCCTTGTCCAACGCCGTCCACGTCGTGCAGTGGCCACAGCGCACCGTCCAGTGCCGCTGATCGGAGGCCTGGTATGCCTCGTCAATCCCGTAGTGCGGCAGGCTCGGGTTCGACAACTCGATCACGCGTCGGTAGTCCGAATGGCTCAGCCGCTCGAGCGCCCGGGTTCTCGCATCCGGCGTCGCCTCGTCCAGCTCGTCGAAGACCACCATGTCGGCCGGCACCGACTTCATTCCGACCGGCGACTGCATGCCCCGCAGAAAAAGG
The sequence above is a segment of the Terriglobia bacterium genome. Coding sequences within it:
- a CDS encoding phage terminase large subunit family protein; its protein translation is MSHPIGVSKLTGYVRGRVSELALPATRAVSEPLAAWAIRRIRLDGRPFRFDGHEYLRAVYDDTAPHIVLLKAAQIGGTTWAILKSVHACVMGLHVMYFFPTRTDVLEFSKSRVGPLLADNPFLGKLLRETDTAGLKRIGSAYLFLRGMQSPVGMKSVPADMVVFDELDEATPDARTRALERLSHSDYRRVIELSNPSLPHYGIDEAYQASDQRHWTVRCGHCTTWTALDKEFPAKLGEEVRIIRPREDGSYYRACPHCGEELNMDQGEWVADFLDRPIHGYRISQLYSSKVDPGEILAEYKKTRFPERFYNLKIG